A window of Ooceraea biroi isolate clonal line C1 chromosome 9, Obir_v5.4, whole genome shotgun sequence genomic DNA:
GTTGCACAAAATAAACAAAGGGgcctttaaaattatatttcaaacttTATACCATTAATGTATTTCGTCACACGAATGGCCAGCTTCAAAGCTGCAGAGAAAAAATGATCAGAAGGCGCGATTTCAAATCACGTGCCGGGCATGTTAAGAAGATGAGTTAATAATTCCCCTCTCCGAAATCATCCTTTTCTATCTACACAGCCACTCCCAATGTAACACGCGAGATGCATGTACAACTTTGAACGGCTGTCatttgaaatcattaaaccGCAACAAGAGCATCAAGATTGCAGCGAAACTCTCGTATTCTCGTGTTGAAAACGGATGAATATCAAAATTTGCAGCAGCACGCGGCAGAGAAAAGCATATTTCGAGGAAAATAAGCGTACGTGTGATCTCGGCGCAGAGAACGTAACGTGTCGTGTTCGAGGGGATCATTTCGGAGTACTCCGGTTCTCGAGAACGTAACGccgaaaatgtaaatttcgcGTTTATGGATCACGCGGTTATGTCACGATCGTGCAACGCAAATATTCGCGATATATTTGCATTCGGAGCGAAATGTAGGAAAGAAATACGAACGGGAAGAAAGAAACGCGAGCGTATGTACCACGTGGCCGGCGTGACGTCGGATGTCGCGTTTTGCATCAGTCAGTGCTGCCAAGGCTGCAAACTTATGTCGCTTGTGCGTACCAACCGAACGACGCCACTGCCAGGTTACCGAAACATTTTCACACGCGCGTTTCCTTCAGCTGCATTTCATCGCGTttcacataaaattaaattgccaTACGCACCTTTTTACGCTCGACAGTTTTGTACGCGTTTCCACACTGAACACAGCAACGTGTGTCACGTGATAATCGATATCACGGATGATCAATCGTCGCTCATCATTTCGAAAGGACGGAAGATGCTTGATTGGCACGACTGACGGCACGTGTCACGTGCGCCGTTCCcacgcacacgtgcacacacacgAACATTCACAGTCACGTTGCAACATGCCACACAACATCTGTTTGAATAAATCATTACGTCTTTTGTGCATTATCTTATTGGCATTGCACAATGCGCGCGGAAATGCCGGCGAGGTTAAAAAGAACGTGCTGTTATTGCTCGGTAATTTACATGAATTattctcccttttttttatGTGCAATTACATGGGATTTTATAAATAGGATCTGTGATCTTGTTGAATTTTACCTAAAATACCATCGAAAATTAAAGAGAAGCGATTTAACTCCAATTATACATGCGAGAATACAAAAGTGGATGCAGCGAACGACAGAAGCTACAATCTTTTTTAGCCAGAAGATTATGTACATCTATgtgtagaaataattttagagCTGCACGTTGTGGATCGTAGATTAAATGAATCTAATTTTCGGTTTTCATCATTTGTAGTTattacctctctctctctctttgattCACAGCTGATGATGGAGGATTCGAAATGCGATCCTACTTAAACAAGATCTGTCAGACTCCCAATTTGGATAAACTAGCGAAGGAGAGTCTACTGTTCAATAACGCGTACACATCAGTCAGTAGCTGTTCACCAAGGTATTTCCATTATACTCGTCGAATCTAATTATCAGatacaaattttcaaattatgaACTTCatgaattacaaattatgaATATTGCAGCCGCTCAGCGATATTGACTGGATTGCCAAGCCATCAAAATGGAATGTATGGCCTTCATCATGGAGTTCATCACTTTAATTCTTTTGATGATGTTCAAAGTTTGCCGAAAATactaaagagaaataatatacGTACAGGTAAAGCAGTTACAATGAATAATCACCAACCTATAATGGAAACACTATGCtgttagaatattttttcatatctatCCTAGTATCATACTCCTTTTACGCAGGAATCATCGGCAAGAAACACGTAGGCCCGAGTGAAGTTTATCCGTTTGATTTCGCGTATACGGAGGAAAACAATTCTATACTCCAAGTGGGTCGCAATATTACTTACATAAAGCTTTTGGTCCGCGAGTTCCTTTCGCAAAATAAAACGCAGTAAGTATGCGTGCTTTAATTGATATTACTATTTCTTTTATGAGTAACTTTATGAGTAACGCGCAAAAAtttgtttgcattatatttgtaGACCCTTCTTCTTATACGTCGCCTTCCACGATCCACATCGTTGTGGGCACAGCAATCCGGAGTATGGCAATTTTTGCGAGAAATTCGGTAACGGTGATGTCGGAATGGGTACGATTCCCGATTGGAACCCGATATATTATCAATGGGAGCAAGTTAAAGTGCCCTACTATGTTCCAAATACTGAAGCTGCTAGGAGAGATATTGCCGCCCAATATACAACGATATCTCGTTTGGACAAAGGTGATGTCACAAAAAATAGTCACGTATCTATTATGCGAGCAAATATTAGCAAGATATACGCACGTTATATGAAATGTTATTTAAGATATGTAATCCTTTAGGTGTTGGCCTTGTTCTTGAAGAACTGGAAAAAGCGGGATTCAAAGACGACACTTTGGTAATCTATACCTCCGATAATGGCATACCTTTCCCAAATGGTCGCACGAATTTGTACGATTCAGGTTTGTAAGTTTAGTGAAAACCCGGACACTGAGAGGAAGTcagaaaaattttgaaaaaactttCTGTCGAGTATCGATACTtgtgataaataattcaaattcaaCAGATAATTTTTGCACTCATCTGTGCTTTATTCTCAGTGTCtcgttttacaaaattatcatCACATGATTgcgatgatttaattaaaactacaACTTCACGCATGCAAGTGGATAAGCATActcaaaaaaataattctaaaggTCTCGCCGAGCCCATGATGATTTCATCACCGATTCGCGATCACAGGAAAAACAGCGTGACGTATAGCATGACATCCTTACTGGATATAGTACCGACAATACTAGACTGGTTTAATGTAACTTACACGGATCAATCGTTGGATACCAATGAGGTATCTTCTCCGCAACTCACTGGCAAGTCGCTTCTGCCATTACTCGTTGAAGGTGCGTACGTGCACGTAAACACCGTGTCCCTTTATTTGCCAGGCTcaactataaaataatcaacagCCTTTTTACTGTACAGAACCGATGGAAAATAATACGGCGGTGTTTGCTAGCCAGACACATCATGAAGTTACCATGTACTATCCCATGCGTGCGATCAGGACCAAACATTACAAGCTCATACACAACATCAATTATAGAATGCCGTTCCCAATCGATCAAGACTTTTACGTATCGCCGACATTCCAGGTAAtctaaaaagaagaaatttctgaaatcagtaatcttcattttttttaaatataattttacaagtCATTTACAAATAGAGgcagatttttatttcgtaatattgtatcgtgcacgcacgcaggATATCCTAAACAGAACACGGAGCCATCAATTTTTACCGTGGTACAAAACATTGAAGAAATATTACGAGAGACCGGAATGGGAGTTGTATGATTTAAAGTACGATCCGGAGGAGTTGAATAATATAGCTCTAAAGCCATCGGTAAAGGTAAATCATGATCAAATTgcaatcaaaattataatcaaTTAGTCATTTGTTCCTATACAACAGATACGTGTTGAAATTTTAGAGCGTGTTTGTTGAGCTGCAAGAACGACTATTTAATTGGCTGAAAGTAACGAAGGATCCATGGCTGTGTGCACCTGATGGTGTTCTTGAGAATGCCGGACTTAACAAGGACAATCCTCAATGTATGCCACTGAACAATTTGAGCGATTGAGAAAATTTGTTCCTGATGTGTTGCTATCGACGTCTTTTGCATTCTAATTTTGTGCATTTTATAGCAgcaataatattcaatataaatcaTAAGAGATAATACTCAATTGTACTACAATTTTTgatattcatgttataatttatatcataatttaatatttaacgcaatgtaaattacatataataaatgttaatgttcatttaaattttaatacataggaCATTAAGTAACACAATGTAAAGATAACTTTATaacaaagataatataaatatattcaccAATTTGAATGTATGCGTTTCTTCTTCGACAGCCAAAACTGTTTACGACGATACTCTTGCAGTAGAGGTATTCTTTGATTCTTTTTCTCGGTACTTGGACAGCATCTCGTTTAATTGGCGCACATAAGCAGATGACTTGTTTACAGACTTTACTACGGCTTTCAACTCTGTTGTAATCTCACTCATCTAGAAATATACGTAATCGTGTCATTTATATCCAAacgtattaatttataaaataaaaaacataacgtaagaaaaactaatataatatttgaataaattgtcatatttaattgtaataatataattgttaacaACTATACACGTGAAAATCATTGATATCTTACATATTGTTTGTAGTTCAGATATCTGTTATATTTTTGGTTATTGTTGTAGATTTGTTTAATTTGAATCATGAACACAAGGCACAAAACAAGGCCGCCTAACAAAACGAGAGAATTTGAATTCTGAAGTCCGCGTAAAAAGAGCATCACACTTTTTGAGGTTAGAACAACCGATAAAGTACAAGTAATTGCGTTACGTAGAAGATAAGGTACGAAAATAGTtctttatatgtaatttttctcGTGATATAGCAACATGTTATCTCATTACACTGATTGGCACGTTTGAATTCATTTTCGTAAAACTAAATCGAGCACATTACACGTATCCACAATGTATTGCACTTGTTACGCTCACTGTTTGTACCTGTGTGCTGCTAAATCTGCTGTTTTATTACGAATCAAGGattcaaataatttgtaaaataccTACCTGttagttaataaatattattgaataatgtTTTAAAGTCATAACATTACAAGTTGCGACAGATTAAAGTTTTgaatttaagttttaaattgTCAAAAACGTATGTTTAATATCATTACTAAGAATTGTGTAAAAATGGatggaaaaaattttattttaaaaatttacgtcAAGTATCGTATCatcttttgttaaattatgttACCTAATATTAAGAATTTAGGATGCAGTTTACTGAGCACTATAAACGTTTTAAAAcactttctatttttttaaagaagaaaacggatagaaaatgttttaaagcaTTTATAGTACATAGTATAGTATAGTAGTGCATTTATAGTGCTAATTAGAACGAGTTCGTAATTACAGAATTTTAATTCAGagtaaaattcaatttttaatttaaatttaaattcttagATTACTTCAGTTTGTTACTTGATTATGTTTTCCtaataatattcttaagaTTATCTATCTGCATACTTTTGTGCGAAAACATGATTTTTGCGatgcatattattatatgataaaaaataacgttaaaaGATTCGTATAAATGTGAAGAATTATATCTAACAAAAtcctaaaatttattaaactacgTTCAAAACTTGCTGAAATACAAACTTTTCCATTGAAAACACGCAACTAAATTTATACTAATAATTCttgataagaaaattttattataaaattttattaccttttatttatacatgtatgaacacatatattataaattcctcttatataaatttgtacacaCATCTTTGACACTACTTTTCGTAAAACTATTCTTctatataatatctatttccataaaattcataattcgataatatttttaataaattataaacttgTACAGGTACAATGGACatacaaaaagaaatgagAGGTAGAcagatacatatacatttatctaACAATATATAAGTATCTAAACTGCAATCAGCAGTTTTCAGAGTTCAAAAGATTgatattctattctattcgCGTAAAGAAGATTTAAagacaatttataaaacaaagcAGAATTAAGCACGTTACATTTATCGTTATATTGAGTGCTCCAGAATTCTAATTGGGACCACGTCTATGCATGGAATCTTCTACACTTGTATTGACTCCGCCGTATGTTTGCATTCCAATTTGCAGCGGGCTCGATTCATCCTgtaattaatagaaatatctTGTTAGattgatgaaaaataaaaactcttATTCACACAATCACGAAATTAAAAAGGAATGATATATGAACGTTACACATAAAAACTGATATGTAGAATATGTTATATGTTACTCATAAACCATGCAAGCTGCACGATtacgttataaaaattattatacaatttgtaTAATGTATACGTAATGCAACTCATTTAATGtgttatataatgttaaaaaataacgtGTGATGATTGaatgtataatgtatgatgtaaatatatatatactatggtataatgtacatttttacaattatttatttcaatgcttattaattatactcgtatattaaagtttaataattttttaaaaacgtatttaaatgaatataatttgAAGTTTGAATGAGTAAGTGTGTGCATAATCAAATGCATCATCGCACTTTACgcacaaaataaatacatgaCATGAATACAAGCGTGATTAATAAGTATAATGCGTTATAAGCGGTGCCGTAATTAGCCCATTGAAATTATAGATGATTTGTCCGTAAGCAACCTGTAATGCGGCATTACgtaaatagaatttataacACGTGTACATGCACATACGTTGAagcgatttattaatatcaacaaTCATTGCCAAGCTCACATACTTACAGTTGCTCCGTAATCAGTTAGAAAAGCAATTCCAATCTACTCTTATGCAAAATGGCTTGTCTATATCTGCatttataataactattatattataatatacacagatatatgtatacataaaattattaagtaaatataaaatagaatatctCACTTTGAAGCCCGCATTAATCACAGATATTATTACGGTTATCTGTTTCGTGTTTCGTTTCAAAAGAAGCAACGTTAATTTCACGTGTCACAGATGATAGATAATGTAACACGTTGAAACACGTTCATGAATAGCAACTCGCATCTTCGTTCCTCTCGCGTGTTCTTTGAATTTCACACTCGTCGAGAaagctatatatttttacatata
This region includes:
- the LOC105279540 gene encoding N-sulphoglucosamine sulphohydrolase isoform X2, encoding MINRRSSFRKDGRCLIGTTDGTCHVRRSHAHVHTHEHSQSRCNMPHNICLNKSLRLLCIILLALHNARGNAGEVKKNVLLLLADDGGFEMRSYLNKICQTPNLDKLAKESLLFNNAYTSVSSCSPSRSAILTGLPSHQNGMYGLHHGVHHFNSFDDVQSLPKILKRNNIRTGIIGKKHVGPSEVYPFDFAYTEENNSILQVGRNITYIKLLVREFLSQNKTQPFFLYVAFHDPHRCGHSNPEYGNFCEKFGNGDVGMGTIPDWNPIYYQWEQVKVPYYVPNTEAARRDIAAQYTTISRLDKGVGLVLEELEKAGFKDDTLVIYTSDNGIPFPNGRTNLYDSGLAEPMMISSPIRDHRKNSVTYSMTSLLDIVPTILDWFNVTYTDQSLDTNEVSSPQLTGKSLLPLLVEEPMENNTAVFASQTHHEVTMYYPMRAIRTKHYKLIHNINYRMPFPIDQDFYVSPTFQDILNRTRSHQFLPWYKTLKKYYERPEWELYDLKYDPEELNNIALKPSVKSVFVELQERLFNWLKVTKDPWLCAPDGVLENAGLNKDNPQCMPLNNLSD
- the LOC105279540 gene encoding N-sulphoglucosamine sulphohydrolase isoform X1, which codes for MINRRSSFRKDGRCLIGTTDGTCHVRRSHAHVHTHEHSQSRCNMPHNICLNKSLRLLCIILLALHNARGNAGEVKKNVLLLLADDGGFEMRSYLNKICQTPNLDKLAKESLLFNNAYTSVSSCSPSRSAILTGLPSHQNGMYGLHHGVHHFNSFDDVQSLPKILKRNNIRTVSYSFYAGIIGKKHVGPSEVYPFDFAYTEENNSILQVGRNITYIKLLVREFLSQNKTQPFFLYVAFHDPHRCGHSNPEYGNFCEKFGNGDVGMGTIPDWNPIYYQWEQVKVPYYVPNTEAARRDIAAQYTTISRLDKGVGLVLEELEKAGFKDDTLVIYTSDNGIPFPNGRTNLYDSGLAEPMMISSPIRDHRKNSVTYSMTSLLDIVPTILDWFNVTYTDQSLDTNEVSSPQLTGKSLLPLLVEEPMENNTAVFASQTHHEVTMYYPMRAIRTKHYKLIHNINYRMPFPIDQDFYVSPTFQDILNRTRSHQFLPWYKTLKKYYERPEWELYDLKYDPEELNNIALKPSVKSVFVELQERLFNWLKVTKDPWLCAPDGVLENAGLNKDNPQCMPLNNLSD